ATTCTTCGACATCTGGCCTGTTCTGATGGGAGAACAGGCACCGTACTCTGGCCCTGTGACTCCAGATGGAAGGGTATGAGTCTGAGCAGCTCTAGAAGCTGAATGATTCAACATTTCATTTAGGCTTGACATAACTTGAAggcccatttatttattttcttccagGAAATAATTTTCTACAAAGTTATTGATTATATTTTGCATGGAAAAGAGGAGATCAAAGTCATACCGTAAGTTTTTCGTCTTTTAAATATAGTTTATGTAAGGGTTAaagtatatgtttttatatatatttttgtttttgtaacagAAACCCGCCTGCAGACCACTGGGCACTGGTCAGTGGGCTACCCACTTATGTAGCAGAGAGTGGTTTTGTAAGTGTTGATCATTTGCTTTTGAGGCACTTATATGTTGTGACATAGTGACttgttttaatatgtttatttaatttgtgttttagATTTGCAACATCATGAATGCAGCAGCTGAGGAAATGTTCAGCTTTCAGGTAGAAATCCATCTTCCCTGCAcaaagattacattttactcCATGAGAATTTAAACAGCACATTGTGATGTCCATTATTTCCCACCCATACCAAACACATTTCTCCTTGTGCTATAGACTGAAAGTCTTGATGACAAAGGCTGGACTATTAAAAATGTGCTGTCTCTGCCAATCGTCAATAAGAAGGAGGAAATTGTGGGAGTAGCAACATTCTATAACAGGAAAGATGGCAAGCCATTTGATGAACAAGATGAACAGCTAATGGAGGTAGGGTTGTTTGTTTTACTATGTTTAAACTCAATAAAATATTATGATGTAGTTCAGTTCCATGGAAAATAGCGATTATTTTTCAGGCTTTGACCCAGTTTCTGGGCTGGTCAGCACTCAACCCGGACACCTATGATAAGATGAATAAGCTGGAGAACCGGAAGGACATTGCCCAGGACATGGTCTTGTACCACGTTAAGTGCCGAGATGATGAGATTCAAAATATCCTTGTAAGTTCAattctttaaatagtttatcATTTTCAGCAAGTAACTAAATAATGTGGATGAATGAGCATGGATTTGACTCTTTTTGTATTCTAGAAAACCAGGGAGGTTTATGACAGGGAACCAAGAGACTGTGAAGAAGATGAACTTTTGAAAATCCTGGTATGCAAAGTGTTCTAAACACTTAAGCTCAGTTACATATGTCATTTCAGTGCATTATTGGCAAAGATACAAATAAATGATGCCTATTCCATTTCCTTTTTCCTGCAGAAAAAAGAACTTCCTGGGCCAACTAAATTTGAGATCTATGAATTCCGGTTTTCAGACTTCGACTGCACTGAAATGGATCTGGTGAAATGTGGGATCCAAATGTACTATGAAGTTGGAGTTGTCAAAAAATTCCAGATCCCTCAAGAGGTCAGTGATTGTTCTGGATGGGGACCCCAGTACTACAGAATTAAAATCTTACAGTGTCCATGTACATATAGTATATGAATTAAGAACCCAATGTAGTAATATCTGAATCCTTTTCCTATTAGGTTCTTGTGCGTTTTATGTACTCTGTCAGCAAAGGCTACAGGCGGATCACCTATCACAACTGGCGACATGGCTTCAACGTGGGACAAACTATGTTCACGCTGCTAACCGTATGAACCTCATGACTATACCACCATTGCACTTGCTTCCACAGATAATGCTTTTGTTGCATATAATCTGAATTCAAGAAGTTGCAATAGCAACTACAattttggttatttatttgtggaATCAGACAGGGAAACTGAAGAGGTACTACACAGATTTGGAGGTCATGGCCATGATCACAGCTGGTTTCCTGCATGATATTGACCACAGGGGCACTAATAATCTCTACCAAGTGAAGTGAGTTAACCACGGTCAATCACTGCAAGATGTGTTTTTCTACTGCAGAATGAATTATATGTCAGCtgcttaaaatatataaaaattctGCCATCAATGTTGTAATTTTGTGCTTTTTGTATTTATCTGTGATCAGATCTCAAAATCCACTAGCAAAGCTGCATGGCTCCTCCATTCTGGAGAGGCATCACTTAGAATTTGGCAAGTTCTTGCTTGCAGATGAGGTAAGAATTGTATCTTAAATAACTAATACGTAAACTATTGGTAAATATCTGGCAAAGATTGATCCTGAACTTTCTCTTTATTCCCAGTCCTTAAACATTTTCCAAAACCTCAACAGAAGGCAGATAGAGCATGTTTTCCACCTCATTGATATTGCCATTATTGCAACTGACCTTGCCTTGTACTTCAAGTGAGTTAGCATTATttgagtattattattatttttaaaaaatagttcaattttagaatttaaatatatttgtactcCCTTTCATTAACAGGAAGAGGACAATGTTCCAGAAAATTGTGGATCTCTCAGAGACATACGAGGATGAGAAAAAATGGGTTGATTTTATGTCTCTGGAAACAACGAGGAAGGAGATTGTAATGTGAGTATAAATAGTTTAAAGGTGCATTAAGCCCCTGCAGAAATCAAACTTGGCAAAACTGCACAAGATAATGTTGTGTTTCTGATGTAGGGAAGGTAATAAAGTTTTATACTAAAGGTTCATTTAAGATCTGTTTCTGTTCCACTGAACAAACAGGGCTATGATGATGACAGCTTGTGATCTGTCAGCTATCACCAAACCATGGGAGGTGCAAAGCAAGGTGAGCTCTCACAGGAGTTTTTGTTTAATGTGGAATAATGTGAAACAGAAGAGGAGTTCTTCAGCCTGACACTTTGAATCTTCCCAGGTGGCCCTTTCAGTTGCAGCAGAATTTTGGGAGCAGGGTGACCTGGAGAGGACTGTTCTTGAACAACAACCCATCGTGAGTAGTTTAGAGTTTGGCATTTTGTCCGTGTCTGAGTTGGTTATGTTAGAACACTAACGTCAGGTCTGATTCTGTATAAAAatgcaatgtttttgtttgtttttaaggcTTGTCATGTATCTTGAATTTATTTGTAGCCCATGATGGATCGGAACAAAGCAGCAGAACTGCCCAAGCTTCAGTGTGGTTTTATAGATTTTGTCTGCACGTTTGTTTACAAGGTACAGTGTACTCTGTAATTATGAGTAAACTGCATTATGCTCTGCTTCAAAgcagaaaaatatattaaacatctCAAATTCAATTGTGTCAACATCATATACACTTCTCCTATGCAG
This genomic interval from Hoplias malabaricus isolate fHopMal1 chromosome 15, fHopMal1.hap1, whole genome shotgun sequence contains the following:
- the pde6b gene encoding rod cGMP-specific 3',5'-cyclic phosphodiesterase subunit beta gives rise to the protein MSVKSEDVQKFLDGNPDFAKKYFEKKLKPGAVASVTGIPESKVDLDSFSEMCQVEEGAMFYDLIKDMQENVNMEKVIFKILKRISALIHADRCSLFMYRQRNGIAELATRLFNVTTTSQLEDCVVPPDSEIVFPLDIGIVGHVAQTKKTINVKDVNENSHFSSFVDELTEYTTRNLLATPIMNGKDVVAVVMAVNKTTGPHFTDADEDLFLKYLKVGALNLRIYHLSYLHNCETRKGQLLLWSANKVFEELTDIERQFHKALYTVRAYLNCDRYSVGLLDMTKEKEFFDIWPVLMGEQAPYSGPVTPDGREIIFYKVIDYILHGKEEIKVIPNPPADHWALVSGLPTYVAESGFICNIMNAAAEEMFSFQTESLDDKGWTIKNVLSLPIVNKKEEIVGVATFYNRKDGKPFDEQDEQLMEALTQFLGWSALNPDTYDKMNKLENRKDIAQDMVLYHVKCRDDEIQNILKTREVYDREPRDCEEDELLKILKKELPGPTKFEIYEFRFSDFDCTEMDLVKCGIQMYYEVGVVKKFQIPQEVLVRFMYSVSKGYRRITYHNWRHGFNVGQTMFTLLTTGKLKRYYTDLEVMAMITAGFLHDIDHRGTNNLYQVKSQNPLAKLHGSSILERHHLEFGKFLLADESLNIFQNLNRRQIEHVFHLIDIAIIATDLALYFKKRTMFQKIVDLSETYEDEKKWVDFMSLETTRKEIVMAMMMTACDLSAITKPWEVQSKVALSVAAEFWEQGDLERTVLEQQPIPMMDRNKAAELPKLQCGFIDFVCTFVYKEFSRFHSAIQPMYDGILNNRREWKALQEEYEAKLKAAEEVAKAKQEAAAAKNATMNNASGDSSGSKTCSVC